In Vanacampus margaritifer isolate UIUO_Vmar chromosome 9, RoL_Vmar_1.0, whole genome shotgun sequence, the following proteins share a genomic window:
- the LOC144058012 gene encoding meprin A subunit beta-like isoform X1 produces the protein MFLAGWIPLPVNILAVDKPVLQRLLKNATNHRGGQRGTRHRLRMRGFIFLLVIVLVPAAASTTRSVSEIVEIDKDVPEANKDLLYDDILPEPFQRSAVSSENKLWTSPVPYVLNSSLDLNAKGVTLRALEQFRLKSCIDFKVRSDELYFINVKKLDGCFSYIGRVVTDGQDLSIGQFCDHIAIVEHEFLHAFGFYHEQSREDRDDYVTVVLENVLQGREHNFLKAEGSTAQGVPYDYMSVMHYGKDAFSNGNGSTIITKDAAFQDVIGQRLGMSRRDVQELNLLYNCNSSVAFSAYCGFALGDPCNMATCSPSGLGGWQMLTQAAGGPHSDHTDLSNGGGYFMHANTTSAFLETPRMSPSRECHVQCLQFYYYHTGGPSDRLNIWIREFTDDEDSTGLRRLVGQIAGAVTSHWQIHHVSLNASRLFQVEFESVKGSGSPNSTGGFSVDDINVSETQCPHNTLQLDDFENLLNSSVVGTEIYGPRRYSAAGYAYRVGVVLAGTHVSVFIQLLNGTNDDELSWPCDRHQWTALMMDQEASVILGMSKQRSLTSDNSTSGDGSYLWGDPRNSSRTGVDENNQTAFIGSKFVWNVFATLEEMKSRHFLKGGSLVLAFSFQDISPLVDGHVLPCPQVTPVQVTHPPQEDQEGTCASRVGTPTPLPDLSSARTTIPTPLPDLSSARTTTPTPLPDLSSARTTIPTPLPDLSSARTTTPTPLPDLSSARTTIPTPLPDLSSARTTTPTPLPDLSSVFSLSPGMSSSSILVLLGVLMFVIG, from the exons ATGTTCTTAGCCGGCTGGATTCCACTTCCTGTGAACATCTTGGCCGTGGACAAGCCCG TCCTCCAGCGTCTTCTCAAGAATGCAACAAACCATCGAggaggacaacgaggcacacg ACATCGTTTGAGGATGAGAGGCTTCATTTTCCTGCTGGTCATCGTGCTCGTTCCTGCGGCTGCGTCTACAACCAga AGTGTATCGGAAATAGTGG AAATTGACAAGGACGTTCCGGAAGCAAACAAGG ATTTATTGTATGATGACATCCTG cctgaGCCGTTCCAGCGAAGCGCCGTCAGCTCCGAGAACAAATTGTGGACGTCGCCGGTACCGTACGTGCTCAACAGCAGCCTCG ACCTGAACGCGAAAGGAGTAACCCTCCGAGCCTTGGAGCAGTTCCGGCTCAAGTCCTGCATCGACTTCAAAGTGCGCAGCGACGAGCTTTACTTCATCAACGTCAAAAAGCTCGACGG CTGTTTCTCTTATATCGGGCGAGTGGTGACGGACGGTCAGGACCTCTCCATCGGGCAGTTCTGCGACCACATTGCCATCGTGGAACACGAATTTCTGCACGCGTTTGGTTTCTACCACGAGCAGTCCAGAGAAGACCGAGATGACTACGTGACCGTCGTCTTGGAAAACGTCCTCCAAG GTCGCGAGCACAATTTCCTGAAAGCCGAGGGCAGCACGGCGCAGGGCGTCCCGTACGACTACATGTCGGTGATGCATTATGGGAAAGACGCCTTCAGCAACGGAAACGGTTCGACCATCATCACCAAGGACGCCGCCTTCCAGGACGTGATTGGCCAGCGGTTGGGGATGAGCCGCCGCGACGTCCAGGAGCTCAACCTGCTCTACAACTGCA ACTCCAGCGTAGCGTTCTCGGCGTACTGCGGCTTTGCGCTCGGCGACCCGTGCAACATGGCCACGTGCTCGCCGAGCGGACTCGGAGGCTGGCAGATGTTGACGCAAGCAGCCGGCGGCCCCCACTCGGACCACACCGACCTTTCCAACG GGGGCGGCTATTTCATGCACGCCAACACCACGTCGGCCTTCCTGGAGACCCCCCGGATGAGTCCCAGCAGGGAGTGCCACGTCCAGTGCCTCCAGTTCTACTACTACCACACGGGGGGTCCGTCGGATCGGCTCAACATCTGGATCAGAGAGTTTACAGACGACGAAGACTCGACGGGACTTCGACGCTTGGTGGGGCAGATCGCTG GTGCAGTGACGTCCCACTGGCAAATCCACCACGTGTCCCTGAACGCCTCCCGGCTCTTCCAGGTGGAGTTTGAATCCGTCAAAGGCTCAGGAAGCCCCAACAGCACCGGCGGCTTCTCCGTGGACGACATCAACGTGTCCGAGACGCAATGTCCTCACAACACGCTGCAGTTGGACGACTTCGAGAACCTGCTGAACTCCAGCGTCGTCGGTACCGAAATTTATGGTCCCAGGCGCTATTCGGCGGCCGGCTACGCGTACCGCGTGGGGGTCGTACTGGCCGGGACCCACGTGTCCGTCTTCATTCAACTTTTGAACGGGACCAACGACGACGAGCTGAGCTGGCCGTGCGATCGTCATCAGTGGACCGCGCTCATGATGGATCAGGAAGCTTCCGTAATTCTGGGGATGTCCAAGCAGAGAAGCCTCACGTCCGACAACAGCACCTCTGGGGATG GCAGCTATTTGTGGGGCGACCCTCGAAACAGCAGCAGGACGGGCGTGGATGAGAACAACCAGACGGCGTTCATCGGCAGCAAGTTTGTCTGGAACGTCTTTGCCactttggaggagatgaagAGCCGACACTTCCTCAAGGGAGGAAGCCTCGTCTTGGCCTTCAGCTTCCAAG ACATCAGTCCTCTGGTGGACGGACACGTTCTGCCATGTCCTCAAGTGACACCAGTGCAGGTCACGCATCCTCCTCAAGAAGACCAAGAAGGCACCTGTGCTTCACG CGTGGGCACCCCCACGCCACTTCCTGATTTGAGCAG CGCGCGCACCACCATCCCCACGCCACTTCCTGATTTGAGCAG CGCGCGCACCACCACCCCCACGCCACTTCCTGATTTGAGCAG CGCGCGCACCACCATCCCCACGCCACTTCCTGATTTGAGCAG CGCGCGCACCACCACCCCCACGCCACTTCCTGATTTGAGCAG CGCGCGCACCACCATCCCCACGCCACTTCCTGATTTGAGCAG CGCGCGCACCACCACCCCCACGCCACTTCCTGATTTGAGCAG CGTTTTTAGTTTGTCTCCCGGCATGTCGTCGTCCTCCATCCTGGTCCTCTTGGGGGTCCTGATGTTTGTCATTGGGTGA
- the LOC144058012 gene encoding meprin A subunit beta-like isoform X17, giving the protein MFLAGWIPLPVNILAVDKPVLQRLLKNATNHRGGQRGTRHRLRMRGFIFLLVIVLVPAAASTTRSVSEIVEIDKDVPEANKDLLYDDILPEPFQRSAVSSENKLWTSPVPYVLNSSLDLNAKGVTLRALEQFRLKSCIDFKVRSDELYFINVKKLDGCFSYIGRVVTDGQDLSIGQFCDHIAIVEHEFLHAFGFYHEQSREDRDDYVTVVLENVLQGREHNFLKAEGSTAQGVPYDYMSVMHYGKDAFSNGNGSTIITKDAAFQDVIGQRLGMSRRDVQELNLLYNCNSSVAFSAYCGFALGDPCNMATCSPSGLGGWQMLTQAAGGPHSDHTDLSNGGGYFMHANTTSAFLETPRMSPSRECHVQCLQFYYYHTGGPSDRLNIWIREFTDDEDSTGLRRLVGQIAGAVTSHWQIHHVSLNASRLFQVEFESVKGSGSPNSTGGFSVDDINVSETQCPHNTLQLDDFENLLNSSVVGTEIYGPRRYSAAGYAYRVGVVLAGTHVSVFIQLLNGTNDDELSWPCDRHQWTALMMDQEASVILGMSKQRSLTSDNSTSGDGSYLWGDPRNSSRTGVDENNQTAFIGSKFVWNVFATLEEMKSRHFLKGGSLVLAFSFQDISPLVDGHVLPCPQVTPVQVTHPPQEDQEGTCASRVGTPTPLPDLSSARTTIPTPLPDLSSARTTTPTPLPDLSSARTTIPTPLPDLSSARTTTPTPLPDLSSVFSLSPGMSSSSILVLLGVLMFVIG; this is encoded by the exons ATGTTCTTAGCCGGCTGGATTCCACTTCCTGTGAACATCTTGGCCGTGGACAAGCCCG TCCTCCAGCGTCTTCTCAAGAATGCAACAAACCATCGAggaggacaacgaggcacacg ACATCGTTTGAGGATGAGAGGCTTCATTTTCCTGCTGGTCATCGTGCTCGTTCCTGCGGCTGCGTCTACAACCAga AGTGTATCGGAAATAGTGG AAATTGACAAGGACGTTCCGGAAGCAAACAAGG ATTTATTGTATGATGACATCCTG cctgaGCCGTTCCAGCGAAGCGCCGTCAGCTCCGAGAACAAATTGTGGACGTCGCCGGTACCGTACGTGCTCAACAGCAGCCTCG ACCTGAACGCGAAAGGAGTAACCCTCCGAGCCTTGGAGCAGTTCCGGCTCAAGTCCTGCATCGACTTCAAAGTGCGCAGCGACGAGCTTTACTTCATCAACGTCAAAAAGCTCGACGG CTGTTTCTCTTATATCGGGCGAGTGGTGACGGACGGTCAGGACCTCTCCATCGGGCAGTTCTGCGACCACATTGCCATCGTGGAACACGAATTTCTGCACGCGTTTGGTTTCTACCACGAGCAGTCCAGAGAAGACCGAGATGACTACGTGACCGTCGTCTTGGAAAACGTCCTCCAAG GTCGCGAGCACAATTTCCTGAAAGCCGAGGGCAGCACGGCGCAGGGCGTCCCGTACGACTACATGTCGGTGATGCATTATGGGAAAGACGCCTTCAGCAACGGAAACGGTTCGACCATCATCACCAAGGACGCCGCCTTCCAGGACGTGATTGGCCAGCGGTTGGGGATGAGCCGCCGCGACGTCCAGGAGCTCAACCTGCTCTACAACTGCA ACTCCAGCGTAGCGTTCTCGGCGTACTGCGGCTTTGCGCTCGGCGACCCGTGCAACATGGCCACGTGCTCGCCGAGCGGACTCGGAGGCTGGCAGATGTTGACGCAAGCAGCCGGCGGCCCCCACTCGGACCACACCGACCTTTCCAACG GGGGCGGCTATTTCATGCACGCCAACACCACGTCGGCCTTCCTGGAGACCCCCCGGATGAGTCCCAGCAGGGAGTGCCACGTCCAGTGCCTCCAGTTCTACTACTACCACACGGGGGGTCCGTCGGATCGGCTCAACATCTGGATCAGAGAGTTTACAGACGACGAAGACTCGACGGGACTTCGACGCTTGGTGGGGCAGATCGCTG GTGCAGTGACGTCCCACTGGCAAATCCACCACGTGTCCCTGAACGCCTCCCGGCTCTTCCAGGTGGAGTTTGAATCCGTCAAAGGCTCAGGAAGCCCCAACAGCACCGGCGGCTTCTCCGTGGACGACATCAACGTGTCCGAGACGCAATGTCCTCACAACACGCTGCAGTTGGACGACTTCGAGAACCTGCTGAACTCCAGCGTCGTCGGTACCGAAATTTATGGTCCCAGGCGCTATTCGGCGGCCGGCTACGCGTACCGCGTGGGGGTCGTACTGGCCGGGACCCACGTGTCCGTCTTCATTCAACTTTTGAACGGGACCAACGACGACGAGCTGAGCTGGCCGTGCGATCGTCATCAGTGGACCGCGCTCATGATGGATCAGGAAGCTTCCGTAATTCTGGGGATGTCCAAGCAGAGAAGCCTCACGTCCGACAACAGCACCTCTGGGGATG GCAGCTATTTGTGGGGCGACCCTCGAAACAGCAGCAGGACGGGCGTGGATGAGAACAACCAGACGGCGTTCATCGGCAGCAAGTTTGTCTGGAACGTCTTTGCCactttggaggagatgaagAGCCGACACTTCCTCAAGGGAGGAAGCCTCGTCTTGGCCTTCAGCTTCCAAG ACATCAGTCCTCTGGTGGACGGACACGTTCTGCCATGTCCTCAAGTGACACCAGTGCAGGTCACGCATCCTCCTCAAGAAGACCAAGAAGGCACCTGTGCTTCACG CGTGGGCACCCCCACGCCACTTCCTGATTTGAGCAG CGCGCGCACCACCATCCCCACGCCACTTCCTGATTTGAGCAG CGCGCGCACCACCACCCCCACGCCACTTCCTGATTTGAGCAG CGCGCGCACCACCATCCCCACGCCACTTCCTGATTTGAGCAG CGCGCGCACCACCACCCCCACGCCACTTCCTGATTTGAGCAG CGTTTTTAGTTTGTCTCCCGGCATGTCGTCGTCCTCCATCCTGGTCCTCTTGGGGGTCCTGATGTTTGTCATTGGGTGA
- the LOC144058012 gene encoding meprin A subunit beta-like isoform X32 has translation MFLAGWIPLPVNILAVDKPVLQRLLKNATNHRGGQRGTRHRLRMRGFIFLLVIVLVPAAASTTRSVSEIVEIDKDVPEANKDLLYDDILPEPFQRSAVSSENKLWTSPVPYVLNSSLDLNAKGVTLRALEQFRLKSCIDFKVRSDELYFINVKKLDGCFSYIGRVVTDGQDLSIGQFCDHIAIVEHEFLHAFGFYHEQSREDRDDYVTVVLENVLQGREHNFLKAEGSTAQGVPYDYMSVMHYGKDAFSNGNGSTIITKDAAFQDVIGQRLGMSRRDVQELNLLYNCNSSVAFSAYCGFALGDPCNMATCSPSGLGGWQMLTQAAGGPHSDHTDLSNGGGYFMHANTTSAFLETPRMSPSRECHVQCLQFYYYHTGGPSDRLNIWIREFTDDEDSTGLRRLVGQIAGAVTSHWQIHHVSLNASRLFQVEFESVKGSGSPNSTGGFSVDDINVSETQCPHNTLQLDDFENLLNSSVVGTEIYGPRRYSAAGYAYRVGVVLAGTHVSVFIQLLNGTNDDELSWPCDRHQWTALMMDQEASVILGMSKQRSLTSDNSTSGDGSYLWGDPRNSSRTGVDENNQTAFIGSKFVWNVFATLEEMKSRHFLKGGSLVLAFSFQDISPLVDGHVLPCPQVTPVQVTHPPQEDQEGTCASRVGTPTPLPDLSSARTTIPTPLPDLSSARTTTPTPLPDLSSARTTTPTPLPDLSSVFSLSPGMSSSSILVLLGVLMFVIG, from the exons ATGTTCTTAGCCGGCTGGATTCCACTTCCTGTGAACATCTTGGCCGTGGACAAGCCCG TCCTCCAGCGTCTTCTCAAGAATGCAACAAACCATCGAggaggacaacgaggcacacg ACATCGTTTGAGGATGAGAGGCTTCATTTTCCTGCTGGTCATCGTGCTCGTTCCTGCGGCTGCGTCTACAACCAga AGTGTATCGGAAATAGTGG AAATTGACAAGGACGTTCCGGAAGCAAACAAGG ATTTATTGTATGATGACATCCTG cctgaGCCGTTCCAGCGAAGCGCCGTCAGCTCCGAGAACAAATTGTGGACGTCGCCGGTACCGTACGTGCTCAACAGCAGCCTCG ACCTGAACGCGAAAGGAGTAACCCTCCGAGCCTTGGAGCAGTTCCGGCTCAAGTCCTGCATCGACTTCAAAGTGCGCAGCGACGAGCTTTACTTCATCAACGTCAAAAAGCTCGACGG CTGTTTCTCTTATATCGGGCGAGTGGTGACGGACGGTCAGGACCTCTCCATCGGGCAGTTCTGCGACCACATTGCCATCGTGGAACACGAATTTCTGCACGCGTTTGGTTTCTACCACGAGCAGTCCAGAGAAGACCGAGATGACTACGTGACCGTCGTCTTGGAAAACGTCCTCCAAG GTCGCGAGCACAATTTCCTGAAAGCCGAGGGCAGCACGGCGCAGGGCGTCCCGTACGACTACATGTCGGTGATGCATTATGGGAAAGACGCCTTCAGCAACGGAAACGGTTCGACCATCATCACCAAGGACGCCGCCTTCCAGGACGTGATTGGCCAGCGGTTGGGGATGAGCCGCCGCGACGTCCAGGAGCTCAACCTGCTCTACAACTGCA ACTCCAGCGTAGCGTTCTCGGCGTACTGCGGCTTTGCGCTCGGCGACCCGTGCAACATGGCCACGTGCTCGCCGAGCGGACTCGGAGGCTGGCAGATGTTGACGCAAGCAGCCGGCGGCCCCCACTCGGACCACACCGACCTTTCCAACG GGGGCGGCTATTTCATGCACGCCAACACCACGTCGGCCTTCCTGGAGACCCCCCGGATGAGTCCCAGCAGGGAGTGCCACGTCCAGTGCCTCCAGTTCTACTACTACCACACGGGGGGTCCGTCGGATCGGCTCAACATCTGGATCAGAGAGTTTACAGACGACGAAGACTCGACGGGACTTCGACGCTTGGTGGGGCAGATCGCTG GTGCAGTGACGTCCCACTGGCAAATCCACCACGTGTCCCTGAACGCCTCCCGGCTCTTCCAGGTGGAGTTTGAATCCGTCAAAGGCTCAGGAAGCCCCAACAGCACCGGCGGCTTCTCCGTGGACGACATCAACGTGTCCGAGACGCAATGTCCTCACAACACGCTGCAGTTGGACGACTTCGAGAACCTGCTGAACTCCAGCGTCGTCGGTACCGAAATTTATGGTCCCAGGCGCTATTCGGCGGCCGGCTACGCGTACCGCGTGGGGGTCGTACTGGCCGGGACCCACGTGTCCGTCTTCATTCAACTTTTGAACGGGACCAACGACGACGAGCTGAGCTGGCCGTGCGATCGTCATCAGTGGACCGCGCTCATGATGGATCAGGAAGCTTCCGTAATTCTGGGGATGTCCAAGCAGAGAAGCCTCACGTCCGACAACAGCACCTCTGGGGATG GCAGCTATTTGTGGGGCGACCCTCGAAACAGCAGCAGGACGGGCGTGGATGAGAACAACCAGACGGCGTTCATCGGCAGCAAGTTTGTCTGGAACGTCTTTGCCactttggaggagatgaagAGCCGACACTTCCTCAAGGGAGGAAGCCTCGTCTTGGCCTTCAGCTTCCAAG ACATCAGTCCTCTGGTGGACGGACACGTTCTGCCATGTCCTCAAGTGACACCAGTGCAGGTCACGCATCCTCCTCAAGAAGACCAAGAAGGCACCTGTGCTTCACG CGTGGGCACCCCCACGCCACTTCCTGATTTGAGCAG CGCGCGCACCACCATCCCCACGCCACTTCCTGATTTGAGCAG CGCGCGCACCACCACCCCCACGCCACTTCCTGATTTGAGCAG CGCGCGCACCACCACCCCCACGCCACTTCCTGATTTGAGCAG CGTTTTTAGTTTGTCTCCCGGCATGTCGTCGTCCTCCATCCTGGTCCTCTTGGGGGTCCTGATGTTTGTCATTGGGTGA
- the LOC144058012 gene encoding meprin A subunit beta-like isoform X44: MFLAGWIPLPVNILAVDKPVLQRLLKNATNHRGGQRGTRHRLRMRGFIFLLVIVLVPAAASTTRSVSEIVEIDKDVPEANKDLLYDDILPEPFQRSAVSSENKLWTSPVPYVLNSSLDLNAKGVTLRALEQFRLKSCIDFKVRSDELYFINVKKLDGCFSYIGRVVTDGQDLSIGQFCDHIAIVEHEFLHAFGFYHEQSREDRDDYVTVVLENVLQGREHNFLKAEGSTAQGVPYDYMSVMHYGKDAFSNGNGSTIITKDAAFQDVIGQRLGMSRRDVQELNLLYNCNSSVAFSAYCGFALGDPCNMATCSPSGLGGWQMLTQAAGGPHSDHTDLSNGGGYFMHANTTSAFLETPRMSPSRECHVQCLQFYYYHTGGPSDRLNIWIREFTDDEDSTGLRRLVGQIAGAVTSHWQIHHVSLNASRLFQVEFESVKGSGSPNSTGGFSVDDINVSETQCPHNTLQLDDFENLLNSSVVGTEIYGPRRYSAAGYAYRVGVVLAGTHVSVFIQLLNGTNDDELSWPCDRHQWTALMMDQEASVILGMSKQRSLTSDNSTSGDGSYLWGDPRNSSRTGVDENNQTAFIGSKFVWNVFATLEEMKSRHFLKGGSLVLAFSFQDISPLVDGHVLPCPQVTPVQVTHPPQEDQEGTCASRVGTPTPLPDLSSARTTTPLPDLSSARTTTPTPLPDLSSVFSLSPGMSSSSILVLLGVLMFVIG; this comes from the exons ATGTTCTTAGCCGGCTGGATTCCACTTCCTGTGAACATCTTGGCCGTGGACAAGCCCG TCCTCCAGCGTCTTCTCAAGAATGCAACAAACCATCGAggaggacaacgaggcacacg ACATCGTTTGAGGATGAGAGGCTTCATTTTCCTGCTGGTCATCGTGCTCGTTCCTGCGGCTGCGTCTACAACCAga AGTGTATCGGAAATAGTGG AAATTGACAAGGACGTTCCGGAAGCAAACAAGG ATTTATTGTATGATGACATCCTG cctgaGCCGTTCCAGCGAAGCGCCGTCAGCTCCGAGAACAAATTGTGGACGTCGCCGGTACCGTACGTGCTCAACAGCAGCCTCG ACCTGAACGCGAAAGGAGTAACCCTCCGAGCCTTGGAGCAGTTCCGGCTCAAGTCCTGCATCGACTTCAAAGTGCGCAGCGACGAGCTTTACTTCATCAACGTCAAAAAGCTCGACGG CTGTTTCTCTTATATCGGGCGAGTGGTGACGGACGGTCAGGACCTCTCCATCGGGCAGTTCTGCGACCACATTGCCATCGTGGAACACGAATTTCTGCACGCGTTTGGTTTCTACCACGAGCAGTCCAGAGAAGACCGAGATGACTACGTGACCGTCGTCTTGGAAAACGTCCTCCAAG GTCGCGAGCACAATTTCCTGAAAGCCGAGGGCAGCACGGCGCAGGGCGTCCCGTACGACTACATGTCGGTGATGCATTATGGGAAAGACGCCTTCAGCAACGGAAACGGTTCGACCATCATCACCAAGGACGCCGCCTTCCAGGACGTGATTGGCCAGCGGTTGGGGATGAGCCGCCGCGACGTCCAGGAGCTCAACCTGCTCTACAACTGCA ACTCCAGCGTAGCGTTCTCGGCGTACTGCGGCTTTGCGCTCGGCGACCCGTGCAACATGGCCACGTGCTCGCCGAGCGGACTCGGAGGCTGGCAGATGTTGACGCAAGCAGCCGGCGGCCCCCACTCGGACCACACCGACCTTTCCAACG GGGGCGGCTATTTCATGCACGCCAACACCACGTCGGCCTTCCTGGAGACCCCCCGGATGAGTCCCAGCAGGGAGTGCCACGTCCAGTGCCTCCAGTTCTACTACTACCACACGGGGGGTCCGTCGGATCGGCTCAACATCTGGATCAGAGAGTTTACAGACGACGAAGACTCGACGGGACTTCGACGCTTGGTGGGGCAGATCGCTG GTGCAGTGACGTCCCACTGGCAAATCCACCACGTGTCCCTGAACGCCTCCCGGCTCTTCCAGGTGGAGTTTGAATCCGTCAAAGGCTCAGGAAGCCCCAACAGCACCGGCGGCTTCTCCGTGGACGACATCAACGTGTCCGAGACGCAATGTCCTCACAACACGCTGCAGTTGGACGACTTCGAGAACCTGCTGAACTCCAGCGTCGTCGGTACCGAAATTTATGGTCCCAGGCGCTATTCGGCGGCCGGCTACGCGTACCGCGTGGGGGTCGTACTGGCCGGGACCCACGTGTCCGTCTTCATTCAACTTTTGAACGGGACCAACGACGACGAGCTGAGCTGGCCGTGCGATCGTCATCAGTGGACCGCGCTCATGATGGATCAGGAAGCTTCCGTAATTCTGGGGATGTCCAAGCAGAGAAGCCTCACGTCCGACAACAGCACCTCTGGGGATG GCAGCTATTTGTGGGGCGACCCTCGAAACAGCAGCAGGACGGGCGTGGATGAGAACAACCAGACGGCGTTCATCGGCAGCAAGTTTGTCTGGAACGTCTTTGCCactttggaggagatgaagAGCCGACACTTCCTCAAGGGAGGAAGCCTCGTCTTGGCCTTCAGCTTCCAAG ACATCAGTCCTCTGGTGGACGGACACGTTCTGCCATGTCCTCAAGTGACACCAGTGCAGGTCACGCATCCTCCTCAAGAAGACCAAGAAGGCACCTGTGCTTCACG CGTGGGCACCCCCACGCCACTTCCTGATTTGAGCAG CGCACGCACCACCACGCCACTTCCTGATTTGAGCAG CGCGCGCACCACCACCCCCACGCCACTTCCTGATTTGAGCAG CGTTTTTAGTTTGTCTCCCGGCATGTCGTCGTCCTCCATCCTGGTCCTCTTGGGGGTCCTGATGTTTGTCATTGGGTGA